The Hymenobacter oligotrophus genome has a window encoding:
- a CDS encoding MBL fold metallo-hydrolase, with amino-acid sequence MQVQLIRHATLLLKVAGKTLLVDPMLAPRGHDEPVPMSANQVRIPLVDLPFPADELPQLLASVDAVLLTHTHRDHWDSVAQELLAKHLPILCQPADTETLRGQGFTEVLPVEAQLDWEGIRIYRTGGQHGTGEIGQMMGTVSGFVVEAEQQRLYIAGDTIWCDEVTQALDQYRPNYIVLNAGGAQFLKGDPIVMTAAEVAQVARYASQATVYAVHLETVNHSTEDRAITKAYLEQQGIGSQVHVPADGELLPLTSRQIEKQLKH; translated from the coding sequence ATGCAAGTTCAACTCATTCGCCACGCCACGCTGCTGCTGAAAGTAGCCGGCAAAACCCTGCTCGTTGACCCTATGCTGGCCCCGCGCGGCCACGACGAGCCCGTGCCCATGTCGGCCAACCAGGTGCGCATTCCGCTGGTCGATCTGCCATTCCCCGCCGACGAGCTGCCCCAGCTGCTGGCCTCCGTTGATGCCGTGCTGCTCACCCACACCCACCGCGACCATTGGGACAGCGTAGCCCAAGAGCTGCTCGCCAAGCACCTACCCATTTTGTGCCAGCCTGCCGATACCGAAACCCTGCGCGGGCAAGGCTTCACGGAAGTACTGCCCGTGGAGGCGCAGCTCGATTGGGAAGGCATCCGCATCTACCGCACGGGCGGCCAGCACGGCACCGGCGAAATAGGCCAGATGATGGGCACTGTATCGGGCTTTGTGGTAGAGGCCGAGCAGCAGCGCCTCTACATTGCCGGCGACACCATTTGGTGCGATGAAGTAACCCAAGCCCTCGACCAGTACCGCCCCAACTACATCGTGCTGAACGCCGGCGGCGCCCAGTTCCTGAAAGGCGACCCGATCGTGATGACGGCCGCCGAAGTAGCGCAAGTAGCCCGCTACGCCTCGCAAGCCACCGTGTACGCCGTGCATTTAGAAACCGTCAACCACAGCACCGAAGACCGCGCTATAACCAAGGCTTACCTAGAGCAACAGGGCATAGGTTCGCAAGTTCACGTGCCGGCTGATGGCGAGTTACTGCCTCTCACGTCGCGACAGATAGAGAAACAGTTGAAACACTAG
- a CDS encoding YybH family protein — protein MDALSVTIMDEIQQANHAFERTFARADAAGLARLYSEGGTVLPSGHEPVSGHQNIAAYWHSAMQSGIREAALHPVEVEQLDDETAIEMGTYRLFGEARQLVDRGKYLAVWKHEGNEWKLHRDIWNSSLPTA, from the coding sequence ATGGATGCGCTGTCGGTAACGATTATGGATGAAATACAGCAGGCCAACCACGCTTTCGAGCGCACCTTTGCGCGCGCCGATGCGGCTGGGTTGGCACGACTTTACTCGGAGGGCGGCACGGTGCTGCCCTCGGGCCACGAGCCGGTATCGGGCCATCAAAACATTGCCGCGTACTGGCACTCGGCCATGCAAAGCGGTATTCGGGAGGCGGCATTGCATCCGGTGGAAGTGGAACAGCTCGACGACGAAACGGCCATTGAAATGGGTACCTACAGGCTGTTCGGCGAGGCGCGCCAGCTCGTCGACCGCGGCAAGTACCTGGCCGTATGGAAGCACGAAGGCAACGAGTGGAAGCTGCACCGCGACATCTGGAACAGCAGCCTGCCCACGGCTTAG
- a CDS encoding TolB-like translocation protein: MRRFAFEHLMAWPAVFGLLGAVGLSCTRPATTSLKLPPVLDLGNLAAAPAELVGPGTLSTEANEYNPSLAPDGRTLVFARSKPDFQEAHIFISRLERGQWQAPQPVPFADARYADSDPTFSPDGRTLYFASDRPAPSRDSTRRDLDLWQVSWDGRTWGQPQHLGSDINGKGMELGPSFHEGYLYFSSARRSGHGGLDGYRSRLAQGRFGAPENLGPELNTKASESDLEITPDGRWLLFWSDRSTGLGAGDLYAAPRTATGWGTPVHLPGSCNSPQFELTPTLSADGQWLYFGSMRSVSEAAPNGILNGQSNLYRVRLRPGKAPASAAR; encoded by the coding sequence ATGCGTCGATTTGCTTTTGAACACCTCATGGCTTGGCCCGCTGTTTTTGGCCTGCTGGGCGCCGTTGGGCTGAGCTGCACCCGCCCGGCAACCACCTCGCTAAAGCTGCCGCCTGTGCTCGATTTGGGCAACCTAGCCGCGGCGCCGGCCGAGCTGGTTGGGCCGGGCACGCTCTCCACCGAGGCCAACGAGTACAACCCCAGCCTCGCGCCCGATGGCCGCACGCTGGTGTTTGCTCGCAGCAAGCCCGATTTTCAGGAGGCGCACATTTTCATCAGCCGCCTGGAGCGCGGGCAGTGGCAGGCGCCGCAGCCGGTGCCGTTTGCCGATGCGCGCTACGCCGACTCCGACCCCACTTTCAGCCCCGACGGCCGCACGCTGTACTTCGCCTCCGACCGCCCCGCGCCCAGCCGCGACTCGACCCGCCGCGACCTGGATTTGTGGCAGGTAAGCTGGGATGGCCGCACCTGGGGCCAGCCCCAACACCTAGGGTCCGATATCAACGGCAAGGGCATGGAGCTGGGGCCCTCCTTCCACGAGGGCTACCTGTATTTTAGCTCGGCGCGGCGCAGCGGCCACGGCGGCCTCGATGGGTACCGCTCGCGCCTAGCGCAAGGCCGCTTTGGAGCGCCCGAAAACCTCGGGCCCGAGCTCAACACCAAAGCCTCGGAAAGCGACCTGGAAATAACCCCCGACGGCCGCTGGCTGCTGTTTTGGAGCGACCGTAGCACTGGCCTGGGCGCCGGCGACTTATACGCCGCCCCCCGCACCGCAACGGGCTGGGGCACGCCGGTGCACCTGCCCGGCAGCTGCAACTCCCCGCAATTCGAGCTTACGCCTACCCTTTCGGCCGATGGGCAATGGCTGTATTTCGGCAGTATGCGCTCTGTGTCCGAAGCCGCCCCCAACGGGATACTGAACGGCCAAAGCAACCTGTACCGCGTGCGGCTGCGTCCGGGCAAGGCCCCGGCCAGCGCGGCCCGCTAA
- the nudK gene encoding GDP-mannose pyrophosphatase NudK gives MFKPEVRIQQTELLSDDWYTLHKYTFALQQADGEWCHQSREVYDRGNGAVILLYHPERHTVVLTRQFRLPTYLNGNPTGMLIEAPAGLLDDDHPEDCVRREAEEETGYRVHHVQKVFEAYMSPGSVTEIVYFFVAEYLDDHRMHAGGGVVHEQENIEVLELPFAEALRLMHAGEIKDAKTIMLLQYAQLHGLVQP, from the coding sequence ATGTTCAAGCCCGAGGTTCGCATCCAGCAAACCGAGTTACTCTCCGACGACTGGTACACGCTGCACAAGTACACGTTTGCACTGCAGCAGGCCGATGGCGAATGGTGCCACCAAAGCCGCGAGGTGTACGACCGCGGCAACGGCGCCGTAATCCTGCTTTACCACCCCGAGCGGCACACGGTGGTGCTTACGCGGCAGTTCCGGCTGCCCACCTACCTCAACGGCAACCCCACGGGCATGCTCATTGAGGCACCGGCCGGCCTGCTCGACGACGACCACCCCGAGGACTGCGTGCGGCGCGAAGCCGAAGAAGAAACCGGCTACCGCGTGCACCACGTGCAAAAGGTGTTCGAGGCGTACATGTCGCCGGGCTCGGTTACCGAAATCGTGTACTTCTTCGTGGCCGAGTACCTCGACGACCACCGCATGCACGCCGGTGGCGGCGTGGTGCACGAGCAAGAAAACATAGAGGTACTGGAGTTGCCCTTTGCCGAAGCCCTGCGCCTGATGCACGCCGGCGAAATCAAAGACGCCAAAACCATTATGCTGCTGCAGTACGCCCAGTTGCACGGCTTGGTGCAGCCCTAG
- a CDS encoding winged helix-turn-helix transcriptional regulator has protein sequence MRHTYRDVEQCATKVALNLISGKWKPIIFFHLSAGAMRFTELWRAIPRVSKKVLLEQLRQLENGGLVERTVHNGFPPEVTYELSPKGAELAPILHRLDQWAMKHIEGVVQIS, from the coding sequence ATGCGCCATACCTACCGCGATGTTGAGCAGTGCGCTACCAAAGTGGCCCTCAACCTGATTTCGGGCAAATGGAAGCCGATTATCTTCTTCCACTTGTCGGCGGGGGCGATGCGCTTTACGGAGCTGTGGCGCGCTATTCCGCGGGTATCGAAGAAAGTGCTGTTGGAGCAACTGCGCCAGCTCGAAAACGGCGGTTTGGTGGAGCGCACGGTGCACAACGGCTTTCCGCCGGAGGTTACTTACGAGCTCAGTCCCAAAGGCGCCGAGCTAGCCCCCATTCTGCACCGCCTCGACCAATGGGCCATGAAGCACATTGAGGGCGTGGTACAGATTTCTTAG
- a CDS encoding AAA family ATPase, translating to MNEQLIIKNFGPIKEAAVNFKKVTVFIGPTGGGKSTLAKLVSIFRDVDFYISEYGPLDLLQFYGIESYFEKNSEIKFNRDRYGLKLKRNSVTYDKVTRQIINSYTKLTTKAFNERSKERVPSLVDSIHSAAKQAGLDNSGVDDIMNNIYPIVEQVIQDTSREMMKIIFSKMFLYTHPAYIPSERMFVSALNNSWAGLMRDDIGLPQSLLAFVNNFSQFRSSIGKLELPMFNVNYIHKDGEDLIEIKGSEKKLSLHETASGIQATAPLLVLIEYLSRNVEEVQSFIVEEPELNLYPVAQHDFIKWLVQKCCLGNNDLTITTHSPYILASCNLLMEAYKVWQQRPELEMEIDKIVPRASWINPDNFAAYYVDKEVVSIKDDRTNLIGGNHLDDVSGSISDAFRKLLRLKKQRDNA from the coding sequence ATGAATGAACAACTGATAATCAAAAATTTTGGTCCGATTAAGGAGGCTGCTGTGAATTTCAAAAAAGTCACAGTGTTTATTGGCCCTACTGGCGGTGGTAAGAGTACTTTAGCTAAGCTAGTATCCATATTTCGCGATGTGGATTTTTATATTTCAGAATACGGGCCGCTAGATTTACTTCAGTTTTACGGAATTGAAAGTTATTTTGAAAAGAATAGTGAGATTAAGTTTAATAGAGATAGGTATGGATTGAAGTTAAAGCGCAATTCAGTCACATATGACAAAGTTACAAGGCAAATAATAAATAGTTATACAAAGTTGACTACAAAGGCATTTAATGAACGTTCAAAAGAACGAGTGCCAAGCCTAGTTGATTCTATTCATAGCGCTGCTAAACAAGCAGGCCTAGATAATAGTGGAGTGGACGATATAATGAATAATATATATCCTATAGTAGAGCAAGTAATACAAGATACAAGTCGGGAAATGATGAAGATCATATTTTCGAAAATGTTCTTGTATACTCATCCTGCCTATATACCTTCTGAGAGAATGTTTGTATCGGCTCTAAACAACTCGTGGGCAGGTTTAATGCGTGATGATATTGGTCTTCCTCAATCTTTGCTGGCTTTTGTTAATAACTTTTCTCAGTTTAGGTCGTCTATAGGTAAGTTAGAGTTGCCGATGTTTAATGTTAATTATATTCATAAAGACGGAGAGGATCTGATAGAAATTAAAGGGAGTGAAAAAAAGTTAAGTTTACACGAAACTGCTAGTGGAATTCAAGCCACAGCACCGTTGTTAGTTTTGATTGAATATCTCAGTCGCAATGTTGAAGAAGTACAGAGTTTTATTGTTGAAGAACCAGAGTTGAACTTGTATCCGGTAGCGCAACACGATTTTATAAAATGGCTGGTGCAAAAATGCTGTTTAGGTAATAATGACCTAACCATCACAACTCATAGTCCATACATATTGGCAAGCTGTAATTTGCTTATGGAAGCTTATAAGGTTTGGCAACAGCGTCCTGAACTCGAGATGGAAATAGATAAAATTGTTCCACGTGCTTCGTGGATTAATCCGGATAACTTTGCGGCTTATTATGTTGATAAAGAAGTCGTGTCTATTAAAGACGATCGTACAAATTTGATAGGTGGAAATCATCTGGATGATGTCTCTGGTAGTATTTCAGATGCGTTTAGAAAATTATTGCGTCTTAAAAAGCAGCGGGACAATGCGTGA